One window of Gloeothece citriformis PCC 7424 genomic DNA carries:
- a CDS encoding cyanophycin synthetase, translating to MSKSDYDSFYLSHFKYFLGPNPYLNTGALVFDFSISAPSKVLPLEDYHQEISQRFPQLESYPLTSYGELFAQTVAEVNQLEMDLHLNLYSIKDERIAVQSLDYQTSIEVVDLVWDWWEAITKDQRFNYQFRLKKAQETFRFSPYGGPSSYALIESAYKRKIPTFYLPEERLTQYGYGKYQIRGVSTTFNSDSHVDLDFTTVKDDCKGFLANCGFPVPQGYVVYSLREALNSAEDLGYPVVVKPVIGHKGIGVTANIENDKELEFAYDRAVDASPNQRGQIIVEKYIPGADFRLLCVGGKFVAALERRPSYVIGDGRSTIYDLIEDENESPARQDTPTSALSPILIDKSLENYLEQQGLSLDSILERDRLVYLRKVANISAGGVSINVTPTIHPDNIILAEEIAQYFHIVCFGIDVISTDLSRSWKEGDFGIIEINAAPGIFMHLKPAIGDSIDVPGKILDYLFVSESTSRMPIITFNYLPKQTLLEIVNLVLQSHPHWTVGSICQDGMWINKSPKPLPKDYNTGVLTLLRHPKLDLLIAEYSQDIFETEGMLYEGSDLIILDEPTETEKILARDLRKEGILITKQENQVLIQRAEEQENYQLDELTSLSNLYEKQIYHLFER from the coding sequence ATGAGTAAGAGTGACTACGATAGTTTTTATTTATCCCACTTTAAATATTTTTTAGGCCCTAACCCTTATTTAAATACTGGTGCGCTAGTCTTTGACTTTAGTATTTCTGCTCCTTCTAAAGTTTTACCCCTAGAAGATTATCATCAAGAAATTAGTCAAAGATTTCCTCAACTTGAATCCTATCCTCTCACAAGCTATGGAGAATTATTTGCTCAAACTGTCGCCGAAGTTAATCAACTGGAGATGGATCTCCATTTAAATCTTTATAGCATTAAAGATGAACGGATTGCTGTACAATCTTTAGATTATCAGACCAGTATTGAAGTTGTGGATCTAGTTTGGGACTGGTGGGAAGCAATTACCAAAGATCAACGATTTAATTATCAGTTCCGGCTCAAAAAAGCTCAAGAAACTTTCCGGTTTTCTCCCTATGGGGGGCCGAGTAGCTATGCACTGATTGAAAGCGCCTATAAACGAAAAATTCCTACCTTTTATCTTCCTGAAGAAAGATTAACTCAATATGGATATGGAAAATATCAAATTCGAGGGGTAAGCACAACCTTTAATAGTGATAGTCATGTCGATTTAGACTTTACTACTGTTAAAGATGACTGTAAAGGATTTTTAGCTAATTGTGGGTTTCCAGTTCCTCAAGGATATGTCGTTTATTCTTTGAGGGAAGCATTAAATAGTGCAGAAGATCTCGGTTATCCAGTTGTGGTTAAACCGGTAATTGGACATAAAGGAATTGGGGTAACTGCTAATATTGAGAATGACAAAGAATTAGAATTTGCTTATGATAGAGCGGTGGATGCTAGTCCTAATCAACGGGGGCAAATTATTGTCGAAAAATATATTCCGGGGGCTGATTTTCGGTTACTTTGTGTAGGCGGTAAATTTGTCGCTGCATTAGAACGTCGTCCCTCTTATGTCATCGGTGATGGACGCTCTACGATTTATGATTTAATTGAAGATGAAAACGAAAGTCCGGCTCGTCAAGATACCCCTACTTCTGCTTTAAGTCCTATTTTAATCGATAAAAGTTTAGAAAATTATTTGGAGCAACAGGGGTTAAGTTTAGATAGTATTCTGGAACGCGATCGCCTCGTTTATCTCCGTAAAGTGGCTAATATTTCTGCCGGAGGAGTGAGTATTAATGTAACTCCCACTATTCATCCTGATAATATTATTTTAGCTGAAGAAATTGCCCAATATTTTCATATTGTTTGTTTTGGAATTGATGTTATTAGCACGGATCTATCTCGGTCTTGGAAAGAGGGAGATTTTGGAATTATTGAAATTAATGCAGCACCGGGGATATTTATGCACTTAAAACCAGCTATCGGAGACAGTATTGATGTTCCGGGTAAAATTTTAGATTACTTATTTGTTTCTGAAAGTACAAGTCGGATGCCGATAATTACGTTTAATTATTTACCCAAACAAACGTTATTAGAAATCGTTAATTTAGTTCTGCAAAGTCATCCTCATTGGACAGTTGGATCTATTTGCCAAGATGGAATGTGGATTAATAAAAGTCCTAAACCTTTACCTAAAGATTATAATACTGGTGTTTTAACCTTACTTCGTCATCCTAAATTAGATTTATTAATTGCTGAATATTCTCAAGATATTTTTGAGACTGAGGGGATGCTGTATGAAGGAAGTGATCTAATTATTTTAGATGAGCCAACTGAAACTGAAAAGATTTTAGCTAGAGATTTGCGTAAGGAAGGAATATTAATCACTAAACAGGAAAATCAAGTTTTAATCCAAAGAGCAGAAGAGCAAGAAAACTATCAATTAGATGAGTTGACTTCTTTGAGCAATCTATATGAAAAACAAATTTACCACTTGTTTGAGAGATAG
- a CDS encoding ATP-dependent zinc protease, with amino-acid sequence MKKPELLVIGWREWLNLPELGIKHIKAKIDTGARSSALHAFHIQPFQVQGKDMIRFGVHPYQRNNHDTITAEAELLEWREVRNSGGVAQLRPVIKTQVELGEQQWLIELTLTNRDVMGFRMLLGREAVRKRFLVDPSRSYLYHKDS; translated from the coding sequence ATGAAAAAACCAGAATTACTCGTTATCGGTTGGCGAGAATGGCTCAATTTACCCGAATTAGGAATTAAACACATTAAAGCGAAAATTGATACTGGCGCTCGTTCATCTGCCCTTCATGCCTTTCATATTCAACCCTTTCAAGTTCAGGGAAAGGATATGATTCGCTTTGGGGTGCATCCTTATCAGCGCAATAATCATGATACTATCACCGCCGAAGCAGAATTACTCGAATGGCGAGAGGTACGCAATTCTGGAGGGGTTGCCCAATTGCGTCCGGTGATCAAAACTCAGGTAGAATTAGGGGAACAACAATGGTTAATTGAGTTGACTTTAACGAATCGGGATGTGATGGGGTTTCGGATGTTATTAGGACGAGAAGCTGTACGGAAACGGTTTTTAGTTGATCCGAGTCGGTCTTATTTATATCACAAGGATTCCTGA
- a CDS encoding DUF3326 domain-containing protein encodes MTKPYTVVLIVPTGIGAAIGGYAGDALPVARAVSSICDRLITHPNVLNGAQLYWNLPNTYYVEGYGLDQFAQGNWGLKPVHQNRVGLILDQGIESDLRLRHLQAADATRATLGLNLTDYVITDAPLQVELRTAESGASWGTIGNPGSLLRAAETLIEQARAQAIAIVARFPDDPDSLALQNYRYGCGVDALAGAEAVISHLIVRSFKIPAAHAPALMPLPLDENISPRSAAEELGYTFLPCVLVGLSRAPQFILKTDNYSPVSETIWSDSVDAVIIPANACGGSATLSFTAQNSLIIAVQDNKTQMQVPPEALGIKGIRVNSYIEALGLLVTHRAGISSDALRPNLSSLHCLSQTRDQF; translated from the coding sequence ATGACTAAACCTTATACGGTAGTTTTAATTGTACCAACGGGTATTGGGGCAGCGATCGGGGGTTATGCTGGAGATGCTTTACCCGTAGCGAGGGCTGTTTCTTCGATTTGCGATCGCTTAATTACCCATCCCAATGTTCTCAATGGGGCGCAATTGTATTGGAATTTGCCCAATACTTATTATGTAGAAGGGTATGGATTAGATCAATTTGCCCAAGGGAATTGGGGGTTAAAACCCGTGCATCAAAACCGAGTCGGGTTAATCTTAGATCAGGGAATAGAATCAGACTTACGCTTGCGTCATCTTCAAGCCGCCGATGCAACAAGAGCAACCCTAGGACTCAATTTAACGGATTATGTGATTACTGATGCTCCCCTACAGGTAGAACTACGAACCGCCGAAAGTGGAGCAAGTTGGGGCACTATCGGCAACCCAGGCAGTTTATTAAGAGCCGCAGAAACCTTAATTGAACAAGCTAGGGCACAAGCGATCGCTATTGTCGCCCGTTTTCCCGATGATCCGGATAGTTTAGCCCTACAAAACTATCGTTATGGGTGTGGGGTGGATGCTTTAGCGGGAGCAGAGGCGGTGATATCTCATTTAATTGTCAGATCGTTTAAAATTCCGGCTGCCCACGCCCCGGCTTTAATGCCGTTACCCTTAGATGAAAATATTTCTCCTCGTTCTGCTGCCGAAGAATTAGGCTATACATTTTTACCCTGTGTGTTGGTGGGGTTGAGTCGTGCGCCTCAATTTATCCTCAAGACAGATAATTATTCTCCTGTATCTGAGACAATTTGGTCGGACTCTGTGGATGCGGTGATTATTCCGGCCAATGCCTGTGGGGGGAGTGCCACCCTGAGTTTTACCGCTCAAAATAGTCTAATTATTGCCGTCCAAGACAATAAAACTCAAATGCAAGTTCCTCCAGAAGCATTAGGGATCAAAGGAATTAGGGTAAACTCATATATAGAGGCGTTAGGTCTGTTAGTGACCCATCGGGCTGGAATTAGTTCCGATGCCTTACGTCCTAATCTGTCGTCACTCCATTGTTTATCTCAAACCCGTGACCAATTCTAA
- a CDS encoding CPBP family intramembrane glutamic endopeptidase: MTNSNNPDLEPLTRTQILVVMGVTAIILLVVAKVWQYLGSITIVEIKFNVQALLFGLGIAAGIITASSIIYRLWPAYRRSADAYLELVIRPLIWPDLIWLGLLPGLSEELLFRGVMLPALGGNLIAVILSSCLFGILHLSGTQQWPYVVWATIVGFALGYSILITGNLLVPIIAHIITNLVASFLWKAGQGKSVHH; the protein is encoded by the coding sequence GTGACCAATTCTAATAATCCTGATCTTGAACCTCTTACTCGCACCCAAATTTTAGTTGTTATGGGAGTCACAGCTATTATCTTGCTGGTTGTGGCTAAAGTTTGGCAATATCTCGGTTCAATTACCATTGTCGAGATTAAGTTTAATGTCCAGGCGCTATTATTTGGCTTAGGCATAGCGGCAGGAATCATTACTGCTAGTAGTATTATTTATCGTTTGTGGCCGGCTTATCGTCGTAGTGCGGATGCTTATTTAGAATTAGTGATTAGACCTTTAATTTGGCCGGATTTAATTTGGTTGGGGTTACTACCTGGGTTAAGTGAGGAATTGCTTTTTCGAGGGGTGATGTTACCGGCTTTAGGGGGAAATTTAATCGCGGTGATCCTTTCTAGTTGTCTGTTTGGAATTTTACATCTGAGTGGCACACAACAATGGCCTTATGTGGTTTGGGCGACGATTGTCGGTTTTGCTCTTGGCTATAGTATTTTAATTACGGGTAATTTGTTAGTGCCGATCATAGCTCATATTATCACCAATTTAGTGGCTAGTTTTTTATGGAAGGCCGGTCAAGGAAAATCAGTACATCATTAA
- a CDS encoding DUF3531 family protein — translation MEVEFREFDPFDLWIWLEFDTIPSPMEKQYLEEVFNSWFYLGKLGGFNAENLQVQDTGIDISYMDYDTSATESSLMSLMHNMSELEYRGTWGRCWFDLGTSDLMALDVLINVLHQLSREYVEIKRLIIGGQNEDWKAESKKMSMFLEEN, via the coding sequence ATGGAAGTTGAATTTCGGGAATTTGATCCTTTTGATCTGTGGATTTGGTTAGAGTTTGATACAATACCTTCTCCGATGGAAAAACAATACTTAGAAGAAGTGTTTAACTCCTGGTTTTATTTAGGAAAATTAGGGGGATTTAATGCAGAGAATCTTCAAGTCCAAGATACAGGAATTGATATTAGCTATATGGATTATGATACCTCGGCAACTGAATCTTCTCTGATGTCACTCATGCACAATATGTCTGAATTGGAATATCGAGGGACTTGGGGACGGTGTTGGTTTGATTTAGGGACTAGCGATTTAATGGCGTTGGATGTGTTAATTAATGTTCTCCATCAATTGAGTCGAGAATATGTAGAAATTAAACGCTTAATTATCGGCGGACAAAACGAAGATTGGAAGGCTGAAAGCAAAAAAATGTCTATGTTTTTAGAAGAGAATTAA
- a CDS encoding HhoA/HhoB/HtrA family serine endopeptidase has protein sequence MKLSRSMRQLSTHLIALLLGVLLCFNGFQALSSVASPLAQANNSSVTPADLARIPPSTSSDSFVAAAVATTGPAVVRIDTETVVSRRLDPMFDDPLFRQFFGEQMIPQTPQQQRITGQGSGFIVDRSGIILTNAHVVDNADKVTVTLKDGRTFDGIVRGSDDVTDLAVVKIDPQGEQLPIAPLGDSTQIQVGDWAIAVGNPVGLDNTVTLGIISTIGRSAAKAGIPDKRIDFIQTDAAINPGNSGGPLLNAKGEVIGINTAIRADANGIGFAIPINKAKSLQDTLAAGQEVPHPYIGVQMVNLTPQVAKESNRNPNSPFLIPEVEGILVVQVLPSTPAERAGIRRGDVILKINNQRIKDGAQLQSFVENAGINQDIRLTVQRGDRVFDVTVKTTQMARNS, from the coding sequence ATGAAGCTCTCAAGATCGATGCGTCAACTTAGCACTCATCTCATAGCACTCCTGTTAGGGGTGTTACTCTGTTTTAATGGCTTTCAAGCCTTATCTTCTGTTGCTTCCCCCCTAGCTCAGGCGAACAACAGTTCTGTTACTCCTGCCGACTTAGCGAGAATCCCCCCGTCCACTAGCTCAGATAGTTTTGTGGCTGCGGCGGTAGCTACAACTGGCCCGGCAGTAGTTCGGATAGATACCGAAACCGTTGTCAGTCGCCGATTAGATCCTATGTTTGATGATCCCCTTTTCCGTCAGTTTTTTGGGGAGCAAATGATCCCCCAAACCCCTCAACAACAACGGATCACCGGTCAAGGATCTGGGTTTATTGTTGACCGCAGTGGGATTATTTTAACCAATGCTCACGTTGTAGACAATGCGGATAAAGTAACCGTTACCCTCAAAGATGGACGAACTTTTGACGGAATCGTTCGAGGAAGTGATGATGTAACGGATTTAGCCGTCGTTAAAATTGACCCCCAAGGAGAACAATTACCCATAGCACCTTTAGGAGATTCGACTCAAATTCAAGTCGGAGATTGGGCGATCGCAGTAGGAAATCCTGTCGGGTTGGATAATACGGTTACCCTAGGAATTATTAGTACCATTGGGCGTTCTGCGGCTAAAGCCGGAATTCCCGATAAGCGCATTGATTTTATTCAAACCGATGCAGCCATTAACCCCGGTAATTCTGGCGGCCCCTTATTAAATGCTAAAGGAGAAGTTATTGGCATTAATACCGCTATTCGGGCAGATGCCAACGGAATTGGGTTTGCTATTCCTATTAATAAAGCTAAATCGTTACAAGATACCTTAGCCGCCGGACAAGAAGTTCCTCATCCCTATATTGGGGTTCAGATGGTTAACCTGACTCCTCAAGTCGCCAAAGAAAGTAATCGTAATCCTAATTCTCCTTTCTTAATTCCCGAAGTTGAAGGGATTTTAGTGGTTCAAGTGCTTCCTAGTACACCGGCAGAAAGGGCAGGTATTCGTCGGGGGGATGTCATTCTTAAAATCAATAATCAACGGATTAAAGATGGGGCACAACTACAGTCTTTCGTCGAAAATGCGGGGATTAATCAAGATATCCGCTTAACCGTTCAACGAGGCGATCGGGTTTTTGATGTCACCGTTAAAACTACCCAAATGGCTCGTAATTCTTAA